GGGGGGAACGGGTCACAGAGTTTATCGCTAAGGCAGGCAATCGTGTCTCGAATGCAACGCAAGAGAAAACTATAGAAACTGTATAGATACGGAATGGactttgttattgttattgtttttgaGGTCTTCGTTGGAGGAACAACAAATGCTTGATTGTTATTGGTGCATACGATGTATTTTCCAACTGATTATATccaaaaataatcattttggtgattggaaaaaaaaagaaaaaagaaacgatagaaacTTTTCAGGATCGTACAGTATTTAAAAGTACTTCGAAAGTATCGTTCTTCTGTCTTCTTGCGTTTCTTACTCGGATCTTTGGTGTatctcttctacttctttcctttctattttttattttcttttttcttttttttgtcttcttccaATTTAAGAAGTTCGAGAGTTCGTTGATCCACGGTGAACTTGCAAATCAAGGGCCAACTGGCTAGTCTGATCCGGAATATTTTAAAGGTaggaaagcgagagagagagagagagagagcgagagatcGGGTTTCTAAACGGGAAGCAACGAGGGAGAGAATCGGTGGGTTAATGAAATTAGCATCGCTATGACGACAAGCAATGGTCGTGTATAATAAAAGTGACTACCGCTTTGCCAgttcgacgacgatgacgatgacgacaagaTCGAGGACGCGTTTAACTTCGACGTGTCggtataaacgatataaatgaatgtaagaaacaaataaacgaacgaacgggcTAACGCGCTAATGcactaacgaacgaacgaacgaaaaaatataaaaaataataaaaaatgaacatcGATCGTGTTAAATGTTTACGCGAATATACGAACATATGTAAATCGATTGAGAAAAATCGCGTTTCTTGATGACAGAGACGGgtgttaaaaagaagaaaaaaaaaaactaaacaaAAACGGCTTTGCCAACATAGccgaacgatttttctttaagacTCCCGACTGTCCGACGTCGCCGCAGAAACCGTACAAGTGTTTTAAATCCGCTCATTGACCAAGCCAACTTCCCACGTATCCAGTTTGGCCGTTCTAACATTTTCGTCGCGAATCATCTTGCGTCGACTTCGAAACATTTAAAGCAGTATCATCATTACGTCAGATGACGTTTATATCAACATCTAAAATCACTTGggatcttcttctcttcgtttcgtgTAGTGTTGTTCCGATAAAATTCGTGAAAGAAACTAGGTACATGCATGCATAATAACtacgattaaaaatgattaacaaCGTTAATAACCTTATTTTcgatcaaaaaagaagagaaaagaaaaaactaacaACCGATAGgacgataataaaatctcGCGGCGAAgttttcaatcgataaaaacttataaaaaggaaataaagagaaagagagaggggggggggagagaaagaaaagaaaagtaatagcAACTGAAATCGAATGAAACCTATTCGAAGCGCATGAATCTCGCTGGCGCAaacgttatattaaaatacaattttaaagGGACGTATATCGCGACGTACATGCGTGTTCGTGGCTAGAGAGTacattaaaatacatttagaGCTAACACAGCGGTCAGGAAAGATAGTAATCAAGAAGAGAGTGACTAATCAATCTATGAATTGTGTTAACAGTGTGCGATCGGCACCGTTAATGATGTTCTATCTAAATGGAAGGGTCGCCAGTGGTGGAACTGctaggatcgatcgatcactaCCAAACGAGGAAGATGAATTTGGTTGGTTCGTTGGCGGCGTTGAATACGATGCTTCCACGGCTATGAACGAGAGTAAGGATTATCATTCCTCAGGCTCGTCAACTTCTATGTTATCGTGTATTGATTCTGACGAGGCCGACGCTTACACCTTCGCATCtgattattcgaaaaatcCTGAAGAGGATGAAACCTCTGAAAAAATAGAACTCTCCAATTTAACTCATCCTAAGGAATTGtgcatcgattttatcgaaaatgatGCTCGCATTAAAAAACTGGTTTGTCGAGACtcaatcgttttaattttaatcgttaaaaaaattactctAAAaccgttttccttttctcgtagggtataacaacaacagcaacaacaacaacaacaacaacaacaacaacaataaaccCAATAAAGGATAATGATTTTCACGATGAATTAGCAGGCGGTGAACCGATAATTCAACAATCACGAGCCATGTGTTATACTCCAGAAAGATTGGTGAGATGCGAGGAATATCGGATTTTAATTCCGTCCCCTCGATTTCTCTCGATATCTCGGATCAAttctgaaaatgaaaatacacgTAAAACAAAGCTATCCAAAAGACGATTGAATTATCTCATCGATTCTAAACAAATTGGTACTTATCCGTTCTTCGTTATCATTTACAAAGACTTCCTTCTCCGGTAGtcgaaaatctaaaaaaaaagaaaaaaagaaaaagaaataaaaaaagaagggcaAAAAAAgctggagagaaagagaaagagagaaaaaaattattattaaaaatatataagaaattctcattaaagaaattaattttaagtatgtaaaaagatagaaaatgtataattcGTTCTTTAGGACGAAGAGATTACAATGGCGTATAAACTAGGACACGCGATTCCTGAACGTGACTCTTGACCCCAATAAAACTTCAACCATTTTACCGATACTCGGTgtagactctctctctctctctctccctctctccttctctttttctctctttttctctctgacgCACGttgaaatctatttttatctctcacgAGTGACTCTTCGGAATAAAACGATACATCCTGACATTGGTTTTATGTCAGATTTAATCAACCatctatatcatttttttctttatacgaaaaaaatttatataaaaaaaaagaaaaaaatatatatatataaagaaatattaaaaaaaaaaaatatagggaTTCAATCGTTCTCCAAGATACACAAATCTATTCCTtccataaattatttatatataaatctatccttttatataaacaattgaGTTTGATATAAGATCTATTAACAACAAGTAACAAtaacgaatattaatattccaGGTGGTCCACGTTTAAGAGCTTTGCTCGAGTCATACGAGGATAATTCAGAGATTCAAGTAACTAAAACGAGTACGTCTAATGTCGACGTTAATACGACGGACATCCTTCAGGATGACGCCGTGCTCAAGAGGACACAATCGATCGAAGCTTCGAAAGGTTCAATAGCAGATACGGTCAATAGCAATAGATCGAGTTACGAA
The DNA window shown above is from Vespula pensylvanica isolate Volc-1 chromosome 18, ASM1446617v1, whole genome shotgun sequence and carries:
- the LOC122635629 gene encoding uncharacterized protein LOC122635629 isoform X2, yielding MTFISTSKITWDLLLFVSCSVVPIKFVKETSVRSAPLMMFYLNGRVASGGTARIDRSLPNEEDEFGWFVGGVEYDASTAMNESKDYHSSGSSTSMLSCIDSDEADAYTFASDYSKNPEEDETSEKIELSNLTHPKELCIDFIENDARIKKLGITTTATTTTTTTTTTINPIKDNDFHDELAGGEPIIQQSRAMCYTPERLVRCEEYRILIPSPRFLSISRINSENENTRKTKLSKRRLNYLIDSKQIGGPRLRALLESYEDNSEIQVTKTSTSNVDVNTTDILQDDAVLKRTQSIEASKGSIADTVNSNRSSYERLSVTWDDLKKQATRRSSVEDTSGIQSNDWSSETQSETQMNPLYLCDELPLTSGGCGSDFVQELESNPERARILLDDDRFCDKTSSHDHLTRLALTIETDGNVPPVLGEPEKSVHYLRKRVESLQHASKDIFKDICELRKDFEYEEEKLLDLSSNASKLRQDIHEVKCIDDLLRLLRGELERISNRNWPFVLGHTEQHEEMNLVV
- the LOC122635629 gene encoding uncharacterized protein LOC122635629 isoform X1, which codes for MTFISTSKITWDLLLFVSCSVVPIKFVKETSVRSAPLMMFYLNGRVASGGTARIDRSLPNEEDEFGWFVGGVEYDASTAMNESKDYHSSGSSTSMLSCIDSDEADAYTFASDYSKNPEEDETSEKIELSNLTHPKELCIDFIENDARIKKLGITTTATTTTTTTTTTINPIKDNDFHDELAGGEPIIQQSRAMCYTPERLVRCEEYRILIPSPRFLSISRINSENENTRKTKLSKRRLNYLIDSKQIGGPRLRALLESYEDNSEIQVTKTSTSNVDVNTTDILQDDAVLKRTQSIEASKGSIADTVNSNRSSYERLSVTWDDLKKQATRRSSVEDTSGIQSNDWSSETQSETQMNPLYLCDELPLTSGGCGSDFVQARSTAINEVVSILQELESNPERARILLDDDRFCDKTSSHDHLTRLALTIETDGNVPPVLGEPEKSVHYLRKRVESLQHASKDIFKDICELRKDFEYEEEKLLDLSSNASKLRQDIHEVKCIDDLLRLLRGELERISNRNWPFVLGHTEQHEEMNLVV
- the LOC122635629 gene encoding uncharacterized protein LOC122635629 isoform X3, coding for MMFYLNGRVASGGTARIDRSLPNEEDEFGWFVGGVEYDASTAMNESKDYHSSGSSTSMLSCIDSDEADAYTFASDYSKNPEEDETSEKIELSNLTHPKELCIDFIENDARIKKLGITTTATTTTTTTTTTINPIKDNDFHDELAGGEPIIQQSRAMCYTPERLVRCEEYRILIPSPRFLSISRINSENENTRKTKLSKRRLNYLIDSKQIGGPRLRALLESYEDNSEIQVTKTSTSNVDVNTTDILQDDAVLKRTQSIEASKGSIADTVNSNRSSYERLSVTWDDLKKQATRRSSVEDTSGIQSNDWSSETQSETQMNPLYLCDELPLTSGGCGSDFVQARSTAINEVVSILQELESNPERARILLDDDRFCDKTSSHDHLTRLALTIETDGNVPPVLGEPEKSVHYLRKRVESLQHASKDIFKDICELRKDFEYEEEKLLDLSSNASKLRQDIHEVKCIDDLLRLLRGELERISNRNWPFVLGHTEQHEEMNLVV